The Apium graveolens cultivar Ventura chromosome 3, ASM990537v1, whole genome shotgun sequence sequence GTCTAATATAGTTTgcgtttagttttcagatcttacttaacatgacaaatcaggacttaactgcaaatcagtacttatactgaagtcaggacttaagatatcagaacttaagttaccagaacttaagttatcaggagatatttatcaggagataaggagactttcagataaggaaggcggctgatttaaaggaaataagatcaaaacaaacataagaagagatatgcatggagaagaattctatgaagaatagaatacttggaagaaaagataactagttgatatatattaggaagcagaattatattcgatatcaattacaaaattatcttgtaactgtgtagtatataaacacagacatagggtttacactatatgtgttatcttaatcgagattattattcattataaccctagcagctctcgtgataatttgttcatcactgagagagaacagttctttgtaacagagtttattgagttgaataaaatctgttttttgttacttgagttcttatattcgatttgattgtagtaaacattgtattcaacccccttctacagtgtgtgccACCTAACAGAaagttttcaaaaaaaaaaaaatctcgAAAAGTTTTTTTCCGAAAAAAGAGTTTTCGGGAAAAAAATTTGCTAGAAAAAGTTCTCGGGAAAAAAATTCCTCGAGAAAAAGTTCTCGAAAAAAAATTCTCAAGAAAAATTTTCTGAAAAAAGTTTCTCGAGAAAAAATTCCCGAAAAAAGTTTctcaaatattaaataaaaatcttaatatttttcaaattttaaaactTTGGATGTAAGTCTaattttgttttgatttatattaaaaaaaacatattaTCCAACCTCAACTCATAAGTCTccatccaaatccaaatccaaatgaGACAAGAGTTGAACCCCTTCTTCATCAACCCTCACATCCAAATTAGATAGGGGTTCAAACAAGCCTAACCCAACCCAACCCAATATATCCTATTCTAATCCAACCTAACCCCTCACTCCTGAACCCCTATCCAAAGCCTAAAAGAACTCGCCCAGCTCTTTACACTGGGGGAGCTAGAGGGCTAGGAAAAAAGGAACAAGTCTAGACTATGGGAAAAATTAAAATGGCAGCACCAAACCCCTTTATTTATAATCGTGATCATCGCTCAAACGGCACATATTACATAGTTCACACATACTTAATTTGTTTATCCAGCAAAACATAGTTTCTACTACAATTCACCAGACAAAAGATCCAGCAGGTACAAGTCTCAAAGTTACAGCTTCAAAGCTTGAGCATGATGATGGATGTGATCATCAATGAAACTAGCAATGAAAAAGTAAGAGTGATCGTAACCGGCATGCATCCTCAATAGGAGAGGAACATTAGCCAGTCTGCATGCCTCCTCAAACTTGTGCGGGAGTAACTGATTAGGCAGAAAACTGTCATCTTGTCCCTGTAATGAAAAAGTATGCAAATCAAACTTGTACTCGGTGAAACGACATATAACTAAACTTGAATTCTTTCTGTTAATGACACTTTAAAGGACTTCTAATTGTGGCATCCATCTATTTTTTTAGGATTAGGTCATCCCTCATCAGTATATCCAAAAGAGAGACGTTCAGATGTAGTAGAACCTTCCATTATTCTTTTTGGCCATCCCGCTTAAGCACCTTTGCTTTGTATAATTCTTTTGGCTATTCATCAAATTCTATGATAGACCGTTTGTTTCTAAATTGCATCCATACAATGCAACATGACAGTTCTAAATACAGGTTATAGATATCCATTCTTAAAAATTTACATTTTATAACTGCATACACATCTCACAATTCTATCTATCACCTACGAGTCAACAATGATTTCACATTTCCACTGAATTAACATCATCATAAGCCAGGGTGATTTTGAACCATTCCAAAATTTAACTAAACTTCTAAATCATATATGAAAAGAAGCTAGAGACAAACCTGATCAATTAGAATGGTTGCAGAGACATCGTTGAACTTTGAGATCAAGCAAGTAGCGTCATACTCCTGAATGAAAATTGTTCATTATGCATAACTGCATAAGCACCTAACTTGGCAGCactctgtgtgtgtgtgtgtgtgtgtgtgtgtgtgagagagagagagagagagagagagagagagaacctCCCAATCAGTTTTATTTTCACCCAAATAGTTTGTAAAAGCTTTCTGGCCCCATGGGCAGTTGATAGGATTGACTATAGGTGCAAATGCTGACACTGACTGAATTCATAGAAACAAAACAACAGTAAAATAAGTTCAAAACCTGGCAGAAAAAGAGCCTTGTAGTTGTTAGAAAAGTTGGCTAATAAAGATGAACAAATAGTGGAACATAATACAGAAATTTATTATGTTGCGTATAAAAATAACAAATTATATTAGACCATACTTGAAGTGTTCAAACACTCCAAATATAATGCTTTAGTACCTGGTACTTGTATTATATATAGTTACCTTGTACTTGTCCAGGTTTTTCAGGTACACTGTAAGAGCTCCATGCCCACCCATAGAGTGACCAGATATAGATGCTCGTGATGCATCAAGCTGCGCAAAGTTTTCAGTCAGAAGGCTCGGCAATTCCTTGGTAACGTAGTCATACATTTTCCAGTTCTTCCACTTTTCTTGTGTGGCATTCAGATAAAACCCAGCACCTGGTTAAAAATGTCTTGGTTACATTTCTACCAACTGCATGTAATTCACAGCAACATAGCCGAACATCTCATCAAAAAAAATTGTGAACATATAAATTGTTCAGCTATGTGAAAGAATTTCATGTTTCTTCCAAAGCTCAAATTATTTGCCTTCACACTCTATATTCCCGATCTTATTGTTGATCATATTTTTCAGTTTCAATTTACCACATGCATATAATTACAATAAATTTCATTGAGAGGTAATGATTAATGTAATATGCAAAAAGTCCAAGTATACTGAGTTTCATAGAGTAGAAAAATAGCATGAGGCAAATTGACAACACAGTACGCAGTAATATAATAAATTGACTGGTACAGCACATTTAACATGTAAATCTAATGTATCTGTCAGGAGTCAGTGATTCCTGAACTACTTTTGTTACTGTTTTCAGTGTCTCTTGTTATTTAAGAGGATAACAGCTAGATACAACAAGAATCAGATAGAAACAGCAGAATATAGATAGAATCAGAGGGATAGAGTTCAGAAATGTAGAGAGAAGAGAGAAATCAGATAAAAATTTGTAAAGAAGACAGAGTTTTAGAGAGAGAACCCTAGAGAGAAGCGAGAGAGAAGTTGGTGGAACAAAGTTCCCTGTACGTATATTGACAATGCAAAAACTGAAAGACAAGACTCAATCAACTATTTATAGACTCAACTTCCTGTAACTAACTCCTGAAATGGAAAAGACACAACTACCGGTATCAAGACAGTGTTATTGCTACTTATATAATACTGATGCAATGATATTACAAACAGTGTCTAAAATAATAAGGTCCACGAAAAACCCAACATAATGTGATCATCATTTCACAACATTACCAGTCAAATGTAATACATTTAAGAAAAAACATTTGACAAAAATCTCAATTCCCCCATCACTCCATAATGTTTAAGTGATGGCTTGAATTCTCCAAGTGGTAGACTGCTAGCAATTAAGAAATCTCTTTAGTGAGGTAAGGGAGAGGAGAAGGGGGATCTCGCTCGCAAGAGAGAAAGGAGGAAGAGGGAGCTCACGAGGGGGTGAGCGGGAGagggggagagagggagagagggagagagggagagagggagagagggagagagagggagagagagagagagttgggAAAATCAATATTTTAGCAAGTGGTAGACAGCTTAAACAAGTATACGTCTCAACTTAATCAAGGTTGTAGAAcaacttcttttctttttttcattTACGTGGTAAACTAATTTACACTTAAAAAGGGATCTCCGACACTGGACGAGATTATGTTGTTCTCACCTTTTTGGTCAATGCTGTAGATGCCAAGAAGTAACCAAAACAAACTTTTGGTGCTAGGAAATTTTAAACCAGGATTCCAATCATATGTATAAAGGATACAAAATGACTAAACAATTTGTGGGTTATAGACTTGGACCCTGTAAATGTTTATTACCCAGATGCACAGGTTTTAGATGCAAGTGTATCGGATAACGATATAAGCTAATATCAATACTGAATTGGACAAGAAGAGAAATTCTATAAGCCTTGTCTTGCATACCTACACCAAAATCCCAGCTGTCTGCCTCTCCATCCACGTTTAAGCCTCCTATAAGTAGAAAAGAACAGATTGTCAGTGCAGCAGACACAAATACCTCCTACCAACCTGTGACTTTAAGctgtttattaataaatatttccAAGCCCGACATTTGGACAGATATCCATGTTGGACACTTTCGGACTCGTCTGAATAGGCTATGACAATCAAATATATCATTGACAAAGAAAtttaaggtgtttgataaaaatTATCAGTCTTAGGCACTATACTCTTTTTTTAATAAATGTATATATTATGGCAAACAGGTACAATCTACAAACTCATTGTGACATTCAATATCTAAATTAAGGCTTCCGTATTATGCACAATCTACACAATATATTTAAAACGCAAATCTTTATCCAATTAATTTAGTACAAAGAATATTTGGCTCACTTGGAGATGTATCAGGTGCAACCAAAGCAATACCCTCACTAGCTGCAGTGCGCTGAGCACCAGACTTGATTATGAAGTTCTCATCAGTACATGAAAGACCAGAGAGCCAGTAAAGCACCTGGTGATTACAAAAAtacaaaatatataaatataaaaaatctCATATCCCTTGTAACCCAATTGGTTTAAACGTCAAATGAAAATGGCCCAACTTCTAAAATTCTAATAATGTTAGCAAGGTGAGGTTTGACCGCTTGAATTAACAATGTACGTATTGTGAAGAACAACTTAGCAAATTTAATCATGGCTAAAACTTGGTGCTAACACTAATTTATAAAACTAAAGTTACAAGTATTGAATCCAATGACATTGCCAAGCATGAATGAAAAATAGCAAAAATGCAAAGTTGGCTTTATATGTAGGACAAATGATAGCTACAACGTTCACGCCACGTCATTAAACAACTAAAAAGAGGAGGTATATAGAGACTAGTTCTAGCAGAATGTTACTGGATAAGAACTCCAAGAAAGTTGCTGAAATCACTCCCTCTGGGGTGAGCTTTAACTGACAAAATATTTGCCAAATAAAACTGAAGCAACTCAAGTTCCACGATTTATAATACTAACTTACTTAATACTCGTGTTCATTTGAAAAATATAAGAGTGGATTGTTGCTTGGATAAATCATCATATAGTAGTAGACAATACATTTTTTCAAAATGATCAAACGGCATGTGAATCTGCTGAGAATTTGAAGTCTACAGGCAAgtgaaatttaaaaaaataatctACTTTCATATGTGAAAAGGAACTAAGAAGACAGTTTATATACAGTAGATTGCTTGAAGCTTCAATCGTTATAGTAATGACACCACTGGACCAGATTTGACTCAAGTATCTGATATAACGTAATCCTATAAAAACTATTA is a genomic window containing:
- the LOC141712516 gene encoding S-formylglutathione hydrolase-like produces the protein MEETKPKEISSTRMFDGYNKRYKHYSPTLGCSMTFYIYFPPTPKSSSALSHKFPVLYWLSGLSCTDENFIIKSGAQRTAASEGIALVAPDTSPRGLNVDGEADSWDFGVGAGFYLNATQEKWKNWKMYDYVTKELPSLLTENFAQLDASRASISGHSMGGHGALTVYLKNLDKYKSVSAFAPIVNPINCPWGQKAFTNYLGENKTDWEEYDATCLISKFNDVSATILIDQGQDDSFLPNQLLPHKFEEACRLANVPLLLRMHAGYDHSYFFIASFIDDHIHHHAQALKL